A stretch of the Colias croceus chromosome 13, ilColCroc2.1 genome encodes the following:
- the LOC123696598 gene encoding lipoma-preferred partner homolog gives MNTLDKQLADLRIYANELDAKLQDDINTAKRKPSIPPKKSKPPLPQIPQSYSVKSACEPSYSSRLESGSRTSSTYSNLVPVKSCIVRNSARGKSGDVLLYSNLVPPGGTSHVYTNVPMQRPMENFYDRDAVSEVSRISDLGIQSNYSELRRPGSAYPPSSASVNAQDFSTYGGSQASSTYESLYEPINPRPCSQLSGTSLYGGYVGTTIESTPEPDDALYCGNCYRCGEKILGETTGCTAMERIYHIKCFCCQQCGINLQGRPFYAVQGKALCERDYLETLEKCCVCSDPILDRILRATGKPYHPRCFTCVVCQKSLDGIPFTVDAVNRIHCIEDFHKRYAPRCALCREPIVPEGGAEETVRIVALDKSFHIACYACEDCGASLCSREEGRGCYPLDDHLYCKECNARRIQEISRNIN, from the exons atgaatacacTCGATAAGCAATTAGCTGACCTACGTATTTATGCGAACGAACTAGATGCTAAATTACAAGATGATATAAATACAGCGAAAAGAAAACCTTCCATACCGCCTAAGAAATCTAAACCACCACTGCCACAAATACCTCAGAGTTACAGCGTAAAGTCTGCTTGCGAACCGTCCTATTCATCGAGACTAGAATCAGGAAGTCGAACGAGCTCCACCTATTCAAACTTAGTGCCCGTCAAAAGTTGTATTGTACGAAATTCAGCAAGAGGTAAAAGCGGAGATGTACTTCTCTACAGCAATTTGGTTCCTCCTGGCGGCACCAGTCATGTGTACACAAATGTTCCAATGCAGCGGCCTATGGAGAACTTTTATGATAGAGATGCAGTGTCAGAAGTGTCTCGTATTAGTGATTTGGGTATACAGTCGAATTATAGTGAACTACGGCGTCCTGGATCCGCTTATCCTCCTTCATCAGCATCAGTGAACGCCCAAGATTTTTCTACGTATGGTGGATCGCAAGCGTCATCTACTTATGAGTCATTATATGAGCCCATAAATCCTCGACCTTGTAGTCAGTTATCTGGAACCTCACTGTATGGGGGCTATGTTGGTACAACGATAGAGTCCACCCCTGAACCAGATGATGCACTATATTGTGGTAATTGCTACAGATGTGGTGAAAAAATTTTAGGCGAAACAACAGGATGTACTGCTATGGAGAgaatttatcatattaaatgtttttgctGCCAACAGTGTGGAATTAACTTACAG GGCCGACCATTTTATGCAGTACAAGGAAAAGCATTATGTGAGAGGGATTATTTAGAAACATTAGAAAAATGCTGTGTCTGCAGTGATCCAATCCTGGACCGTATACTTAGAGCTACGGGAAAGCCGTACCATCCTAGATGTTTTACCTGTGTGGTCTGTCAGAAAAGCCTGGATGGAATACCCTTTACAGTAGATGCTGTCAATCGTATTCATTGTATCGAAGATTTTCATAAAAG atacGCGCCTCGTTGTGCGCTTTGTCGAGAACCAATTGTGCCAGAAGGTGGGGCTGAAGAGACCGTAAGAATTGTTGCTTTAGATAAAAGTTTTCATATCGCGTGTTATGCTTGTGAAGATTGTGGGGCGTCTCTCTGCTCAAGAGAAGAGGGCAGAGGCTGCTACCCCCTCGACGATCACTTATATTGCAAAGAGTGTAATGCAAGGCGCATACAAGAAATCTCACGAAATATCAATTGA
- the LOC123696599 gene encoding uncharacterized protein LOC123696599 — MVLCLVTFIIMFFAVYSQDYDDMAPTEQPEEEWHMDFMPTGYLPDSVYRELAWYGILQIQPLHHSSKHKVAAQLIWQHTLGRPHVIMESPPQSLQSEGKVSRQILAEEAAKWSREQRAAQEVLMENIKSGGNGLTVRTVVSASKKTTYIIQNGNYYKCPEGSEPDLDAYRVQANMHERKCTYGKQSIPVPVDPCIEAEVAPIEYSFHEGWMFCLGNGERENNYFQNGTLDCGNKTKVSVDEFLSLCAIDNNIVITFDYFGDEPRKDMMHNATLCTTWDPCRLSYLYRLEPPPVELTPAFPTSTPNPCDTTLCPECVEGFTEDHGVPMDLGSVEI, encoded by the exons ATGGTACTATGTCTAGTAACATTCATTATAAtg TTTTTCGCAGTTTATTCTCAAGATTATGATG ATATGGCTCCAACCGAACAACCAGAAGAGGAG TGGCATATGGATTTCATGCCG aCGGGATACTTGCCAGATAGTGTTTATAGAGAGCTAGCGTGGTACGGAATACTGCAAATTCAACCACTTCACCATAGCTCCAAACACAAAGTTGCCGCTCAATTGATTTGGCAACACACACTTGGAAGACCACATGTTATTATGGAAAGTCCGCCGcag tccCTACAATCGGAGGGCAAAGTAAGTCGACAGATACTCGCTGAGGAGGCAGCCAAATGGTCACGGGAACAGAGAGCAGCCCAAGAGGTGTTAATGGAAAACATAAAAAGCGGTGGCAATGGTCTTACCGTTCGGACAGTAGTGAGCGCTTCTAAGAAAACGACGTATATAATACAAAACg GTAATTACTACAAATGCCCAGAAGGTTCAGAACCAGATTTGGACGCTTACAGAGTGCAAGCTAACATGCATGAAAGAAAATGTACGTATGGAAAGCAATCAATTCCAGTCCCTGTAGATCCATGCATAGAGGCTGAAGTGGCACCCATCGAATACTCTTTCCATGAAGGTTGGATGTTCTGTCTTGGTAAtggtgaaagagagaacaattattttcaaaatggaaCCTTGGATTGCggcaataaaacaaaa GTTTCAGTGGATGAATTTTTAAGCTTGTGCGCAATTGATAACAATATCGTTATAACATTCGACTATTTTGGTGATGAACCTCGGAAAGATATGATGCACAATGCCACACTTTGTACTACTTGGGATCCTTGTCGTCTATCGTATTTATACAGATTGGAG ccTCCACCTGTGGAATTAACTCCTGCGTTCCCTACTTCCACGCCGAATCCATGCGATACAACTCTTTGCCCTGAATGTGTAGAAGGCTTTACTGAAGATCACGGAGTTC